Proteins from one Vicia villosa cultivar HV-30 ecotype Madison, WI unplaced genomic scaffold, Vvil1.0 ctg.000540F_1_1, whole genome shotgun sequence genomic window:
- the LOC131629254 gene encoding nodulin-26-like isoform X2 yields the protein MADSLSVNVDSLHSLELNAKQSKFTTYEAKHFASSIQKAIAEFVGTFILIFVGCGAALVNERLPITVVGIATVSGLALTVAIYSVGHVSGGHFNPAVTIALAAVQKIQFKLVPVYVVCQLMGGTLATLTLKVLYHNKVDIGVTLTQYSNSTSDLEALLWESIITFIFMLTICGVATDHRGIVFYAGLLQELR from the exons ATGGCTGATTCACTCTCAGTTAATGTTGATTCATTACATAGCCTTGAATTAAATGCTAAGCAATCAAAATTTACTACCTATGAGGCTAAACACTTTGCATCTAGCATCCAAAAG GCTATTGCTGAATTTGTGGGtacatttattcttatatttgttGGTTGTGGTGCTGCTCTTGTCAATGAGAGGCTGCCAATCACAGTTGTTGGCATAGCGACTGTTTCGGGCTTAGCTTTAACCGTCGCTATATATTCGGTTGGTCATGTCTCCGGTGGTCATTTCAATCCTGCTGTCACAATCGCATTAGCCGCCGTCCAAAAAATTCAGTTCAAACTT GTGCCTGTTTATGTGGTGTGTCAGTTAATGGGTGGCACACTGGCCACTCTCACTCTGAAAGTGTTGTATCATAACAAAGTGGATATTGGTGTAACACTGACCCAATATTCAAATTCaacttctgatcttgaagcattGCTGTGGGAATCCATAATCACTTTCATATTCATGCTTACTATTTGTGGTGTTGCCACTGATCACAGAGGA ATTGTTTTCTATGCAGGCCTATTACAGGAGCTTCGATGA
- the LOC131629254 gene encoding nodulin-26-like isoform X1 has product MADSLSVNVDSLHSLELNAKQSKFTTYEAKHFASSIQKAIAEFVGTFILIFVGCGAALVNERLPITVVGIATVSGLALTVAIYSVGHVSGGHFNPAVTIALAAVQKIQFKLVPVYVVCQLMGGTLATLTLKVLYHNKVDIGVTLTQYSNSTSDLEALLWESIITFIFMLTICGVATDHRGAYYRSFDESRKEFRPCHSIRQLQKHLGLYHRSNYWSNLCKFSLHFPKSNKTNSTRTTISHVKYHKHLTF; this is encoded by the exons ATGGCTGATTCACTCTCAGTTAATGTTGATTCATTACATAGCCTTGAATTAAATGCTAAGCAATCAAAATTTACTACCTATGAGGCTAAACACTTTGCATCTAGCATCCAAAAG GCTATTGCTGAATTTGTGGGtacatttattcttatatttgttGGTTGTGGTGCTGCTCTTGTCAATGAGAGGCTGCCAATCACAGTTGTTGGCATAGCGACTGTTTCGGGCTTAGCTTTAACCGTCGCTATATATTCGGTTGGTCATGTCTCCGGTGGTCATTTCAATCCTGCTGTCACAATCGCATTAGCCGCCGTCCAAAAAATTCAGTTCAAACTT GTGCCTGTTTATGTGGTGTGTCAGTTAATGGGTGGCACACTGGCCACTCTCACTCTGAAAGTGTTGTATCATAACAAAGTGGATATTGGTGTAACACTGACCCAATATTCAAATTCaacttctgatcttgaagcattGCTGTGGGAATCCATAATCACTTTCATATTCATGCTTACTATTTGTGGTGTTGCCACTGATCACAGAGGA GCCTATTACAGGAGCTTCGATGAATCCCGCAAGGAGTTTAGGCCCTGCCATAGTATCAGGCAATTACAAAAACATTTGGGTTTATATCATAGGTCCAACTATTGGAGCAATCTTTGCAAGTTTAGTTTACACTTTCCTAAGAGTAACAAAACCAACTCAACCAGAACTACCATATCACATGTGAAATACCATAAGCACTTAACTTTTTAA